The Flavobacterium psychrophilum genome includes a region encoding these proteins:
- a CDS encoding peptidase dimerization domain protein, protein MDNIKNYVQENKQRFLDELIELLKSPSVSADSAYSQDVINTAEAVKESLEKAGCDFVELCETPGYPIVYGEKNIDPALPTVLVYGHYDVQPADPIELWTSPPFEPVIKKTELHPEGAIFARGACDDKGQMYMHVKAFEYMIANNNLPCNVKFMIEGEEEVGSPSLSWFVERNQDKLKNDVILISDTGMISNQQPSITTGLRGLSYVEVEVTGPNRDLHSGLYGGAVANPINILAKMIAQLHDENNHITIPGFYDRVEELSREERDEMAKAPFSLDAYKKALDIEDVYGENTYTTNERNSIRPTLDVNGIWGGYTGEGAKTVIASKAYAKISMRLVPDQDWKEITDLFTKHFESIAPKGVRVKVTPHHGGQAYVTPIDSIGYRAAAAAYEESFGIKPIPVRSGGSIPIVALFEKELKSKTIMMGFGLDSDAIHSPNEHFGVFNYLKGIETIPLFYKHFTEMSK, encoded by the coding sequence ATGGATAACATAAAAAACTACGTTCAGGAAAATAAACAAAGATTCCTGGATGAACTTATAGAACTATTAAAATCGCCATCGGTTAGTGCCGACAGCGCCTATTCTCAGGATGTAATTAATACTGCCGAAGCAGTTAAAGAAAGCCTTGAAAAAGCAGGATGCGATTTTGTAGAGCTTTGCGAAACACCGGGCTACCCAATTGTATATGGCGAAAAGAATATTGACCCTGCCCTCCCCACTGTATTAGTATACGGACATTATGATGTTCAGCCGGCAGACCCGATTGAATTATGGACATCTCCGCCATTTGAGCCGGTTATCAAAAAAACAGAACTTCACCCTGAAGGCGCTATTTTTGCACGTGGCGCATGTGACGATAAAGGCCAGATGTACATGCACGTAAAAGCTTTTGAATACATGATTGCCAACAACAACCTGCCTTGTAACGTAAAGTTCATGATTGAAGGCGAGGAAGAAGTAGGATCGCCAAGCCTTAGCTGGTTTGTAGAACGCAACCAGGATAAACTTAAGAATGATGTTATCCTTATCTCTGATACCGGAATGATATCTAATCAGCAGCCATCTATCACTACGGGACTAAGAGGACTTAGCTATGTAGAGGTTGAAGTTACTGGCCCTAACCGCGACCTGCACTCAGGCCTTTACGGTGGTGCTGTAGCAAACCCTATCAACATTCTTGCTAAAATGATAGCACAGCTTCATGACGAGAACAACCATATTACTATCCCCGGATTTTATGACAGGGTTGAAGAACTTTCGCGTGAGGAAAGAGATGAGATGGCTAAAGCTCCGTTCTCTCTTGATGCTTATAAAAAAGCGCTTGATATTGAAGATGTTTACGGTGAAAACACCTATACAACTAACGAAAGAAACTCTATACGCCCTACGCTTGACGTAAACGGTATTTGGGGTGGCTACACAGGTGAAGGCGCTAAAACGGTTATTGCAAGCAAAGCCTACGCTAAAATTTCGATGCGTTTGGTACCGGACCAGGACTGGAAAGAAATTACAGACCTGTTTACAAAACACTTTGAGAGCATTGCACCTAAAGGTGTAAGGGTAAAAGTAACACCTCATCATGGAGGTCAGGCATATGTTACACCAATAGACAGTATTGGTTACCGCGCCGCTGCTGCTGCATACGAAGAAAGCTTTGGTATCAAGCCGATTCCTGTACGTTCGGGAGGAAGTATTCCTATTGTGGCTTTGTTTGAAAAAGAGCTTAAAAGCAAAACTATTATGATGGGCTTTGGTCTTGACAGTGATGCCATACACTCTCCTAACGAGCACTTTGGTGTATTTAATTACCTTAAAGGTATTGAGACTATTCCTTTATTCTACAAGCATTTTACAGAAATGTCGAAATAG
- a CDS encoding penicillinase repressor, whose protein sequence is MQLTKTEEQLMQYLWKQEKAFMKDLLDAFPDPKPATTTVATLLKRMADKGFVGYKEYGKSREYFPMVEKSDYFSKQMNGMIKSFFNNSAAQFASFFTQETDMSSAELEELKRIIDKEIQKKKK, encoded by the coding sequence ATGCAATTGACAAAAACAGAAGAACAGCTAATGCAATATTTATGGAAACAGGAAAAGGCTTTCATGAAAGACCTGCTTGATGCCTTTCCCGATCCGAAACCGGCAACCACTACTGTGGCTACTTTATTAAAGCGAATGGCAGATAAAGGTTTTGTAGGCTATAAAGAATATGGCAAATCGAGGGAATACTTTCCGATGGTAGAGAAGTCAGATTATTTCTCTAAACAAATGAACGGAATGATTAAGAGTTTCTTTAACAATTCGGCAGCACAGTTTGCGTCTTTCTTCACACAGGAAACCGATATGTCCTCAGCTGAATTGGAAGAGCTAAAAAGGATCATTGATAAAGAGATCCAGAAAAAGAAAAAATGA
- a CDS encoding MmcQ-like protein, translating into MNIQAFYEYCLAKKGVTEHFPFDEDTLVFKVGGKMFSLSSLSQWEKGDPSINLKCDPEKALELRAEYDGIEPGYHMSKVHWNTIAVNSDVPAKLLRELIDHSYELVFKSLTKKLQAEITEAHN; encoded by the coding sequence ATGAATATACAGGCTTTTTACGAATACTGCCTTGCAAAAAAAGGTGTAACAGAACATTTTCCGTTTGACGAGGACACCCTTGTTTTTAAAGTAGGCGGAAAGATGTTTTCTTTATCATCGTTATCGCAGTGGGAAAAAGGCGATCCGTCTATCAATCTTAAATGTGATCCTGAAAAGGCTTTGGAGCTGCGTGCAGAATACGATGGTATAGAACCGGGCTATCATATGAGCAAGGTACACTGGAATACGATTGCCGTAAATAGCGATGTTCCGGCAAAGCTTCTACGTGAACTGATAGACCATTCGTATGAGCTGGTATTTAAAAGCCTGACGAAAAAGCTTCAGGCAGAAATTACGGAAGCTCATAATTAA
- a CDS encoding crossover junction endodeoxyribonuclease RuvC: MANERIILGIDPGTTIMGFGLIKVINKKMEFLQLNELQLHKYDDHYVKLRIIFERTIELIETHHPDEIAIEAPFFGKNVQSMLKLGRAQGVAMAAGLSRQIPITEYEPKKIKMAITGNGNASKEQVAKMLQQLLGLKELPKNLDSTDGLAAAVCHFFNSGKIVAGKSYTGWDAFVKQNENRIK; the protein is encoded by the coding sequence TTGGCAAACGAGCGTATTATATTAGGGATAGATCCGGGTACAACCATTATGGGTTTTGGCCTTATTAAGGTTATTAATAAAAAAATGGAATTCCTGCAGCTTAACGAGTTGCAGCTGCACAAGTATGACGATCATTATGTAAAACTCAGGATTATATTTGAGCGTACTATTGAGCTTATAGAAACCCATCACCCAGATGAAATCGCTATTGAAGCGCCTTTTTTTGGTAAAAATGTACAGTCTATGCTAAAGCTTGGCAGGGCACAGGGAGTGGCTATGGCTGCGGGTTTATCGCGCCAGATACCTATTACCGAATACGAACCCAAAAAGATAAAAATGGCAATAACAGGAAATGGTAACGCCAGCAAAGAGCAGGTTGCAAAAATGCTGCAACAGCTATTGGGGTTAAAAGAACTTCCTAAAAACCTGGATAGTACAGATGGCCTTGCTGCGGCGGTATGCCATTTCTTTAACTCAGGCAAAATTGTAGCCGGTAAAAGCTATACAGGATGGGATGCTTTTGTAAAGCAGAATGAAAACAGAATAAAATAG
- a CDS encoding LacI family transcriptional regulator yields MKQKATLKQIAKELNVSVSTVSKALSNSPEISEPTKIKVQEFAKLKNYKPNNIAVNLKNKTTKTIGVIIPNILNPFFAKVFSGIEKAANDRGYNVITCISNESLEKEIHAMDMLSNGTIDGFILSISEETQKEQEFKHFKEAIADDLPIVMFDRTSDEVNCDKVIVDDFDSAVDATSHLIKLKCKNIALLSTIHNLSVSKLREDGYKKALADNGYTIDEDLMVLTDNTDEFDEKLKVAFDTKAIDGVFALDEHASVMAMKIAIKKGIKIPEELQMIGFADGVWSKRLTPSLSTVSQHAPEIGQAAADMLIDRLEDKSDEAPEYVTKVIKTELRQRESTKKL; encoded by the coding sequence ATGAAACAAAAAGCTACATTAAAGCAGATAGCAAAAGAGTTAAACGTATCTGTATCTACAGTATCTAAAGCGTTGAGCAATAGTCCTGAAATTAGTGAGCCTACAAAAATCAAAGTACAGGAGTTTGCCAAGCTTAAAAATTATAAGCCAAACAATATTGCTGTAAACCTTAAAAATAAAACCACAAAAACTATCGGGGTTATAATCCCCAATATTCTGAACCCGTTTTTTGCCAAAGTATTTAGCGGGATAGAAAAAGCGGCTAACGACAGGGGATACAATGTTATTACATGTATCTCTAACGAGTCCCTGGAAAAAGAGATCCATGCTATGGATATGCTTAGCAACGGAACGATTGATGGTTTTATCCTTTCTATTTCGGAAGAAACACAAAAGGAACAGGAATTTAAACATTTTAAAGAGGCAATTGCCGATGATCTTCCTATTGTAATGTTCGACAGGACATCTGATGAGGTAAATTGCGATAAAGTTATTGTTGACGATTTTGATTCGGCTGTAGATGCTACTTCGCATCTTATAAAGCTTAAATGTAAAAATATTGCGCTTTTATCTACCATTCATAACCTTAGCGTGAGTAAACTTCGTGAAGACGGTTATAAAAAGGCACTTGCCGATAACGGATATACTATTGATGAAGATTTAATGGTACTTACCGATAATACCGATGAGTTTGATGAAAAACTTAAGGTAGCATTTGATACTAAAGCTATAGATGGTGTTTTTGCTTTAGATGAGCATGCTTCTGTAATGGCTATGAAAATTGCTATTAAAAAAGGTATCAAAATTCCTGAAGAACTACAAATGATAGGCTTTGCCGATGGTGTATGGTCTAAGAGGCTTACGCCCAGCCTTTCTACCGTTAGCCAGCATGCTCCGGAGATCGGACAGGCTGCCGCCGATATGCTTATCGACAGGCTTGAAGATAAGTCTGACGAAGCACCGGAATATGTAACTAAAGTTATTAAAACCGAACTTAGGCAGCGCGAATCAACCAAAAAGCTGTAA
- a CDS encoding coproporphyrinogen III oxidase has protein sequence MAGIYIHIPFCRQACHYCDFHFSTSMKKKDDMVLAIAKEIAMRKNEFANDMVETIYFGGGTPSVLTNAEIQFLIDAVYSHYDVAASPEITLEANPDDLSAERIIQLSESPVNRLSIGIQSFFEDDLKMMNRAHNATEAEACLAEAVKYFNNISIDLIYGVPGMTNERWMHNVNKALSFCVPHISSYALTVEPKTALDKFVKKGVIAQPSDEAAQEHFLLLVDTLEANGFVHYELSNFGKEGFFSRNNTAYWLGKKYVGVGPSAHSYDGIHRSWNIANNALYLKGIEENTLPAETEKLTPADRYNEYVMTGLRTIWGVSVQRVHNELGKLFSDYLMKESAKFIAQGLLTNDNGIIKTTREGKFLADGIASDLFFINLD, from the coding sequence ATGGCGGGCATTTATATCCACATACCTTTTTGCAGGCAGGCATGCCACTATTGCGACTTTCATTTTTCTACTTCTATGAAAAAGAAAGACGATATGGTTTTGGCAATAGCCAAAGAAATTGCCATGCGCAAAAATGAGTTTGCTAATGATATGGTGGAGACTATCTATTTTGGAGGAGGAACCCCGTCGGTGCTGACGAATGCCGAAATACAGTTTTTAATAGATGCCGTATACAGCCATTATGATGTAGCGGCTAGTCCCGAAATTACACTTGAAGCTAATCCGGATGATCTGTCTGCCGAGCGAATAATCCAACTGTCTGAAAGTCCGGTAAACCGTCTGAGTATTGGTATACAGTCATTTTTTGAAGATGATCTTAAGATGATGAACCGTGCCCATAATGCTACCGAGGCCGAAGCATGTCTTGCTGAAGCGGTAAAATATTTCAACAATATATCTATAGATCTTATTTACGGCGTTCCGGGTATGACAAACGAGCGCTGGATGCATAATGTAAACAAAGCACTGTCGTTTTGTGTACCGCATATATCTAGTTATGCACTTACCGTTGAGCCAAAAACAGCACTGGACAAATTCGTAAAGAAAGGTGTTATAGCCCAACCCAGCGATGAGGCCGCGCAGGAACATTTCTTGTTACTGGTAGATACACTTGAAGCGAATGGCTTTGTGCATTATGAGCTTTCTAACTTTGGTAAAGAAGGCTTTTTCTCGCGGAACAATACAGCCTACTGGCTCGGTAAAAAATATGTAGGTGTTGGCCCATCGGCGCATAGTTATGACGGTATTCACCGGAGCTGGAACATTGCAAATAATGCGCTGTACCTTAAAGGAATTGAAGAAAACACACTACCTGCCGAAACCGAAAAACTTACCCCGGCCGACAGGTATAATGAATATGTTATGACCGGGCTGCGTACCATTTGGGGTGTATCTGTACAAAGGGTACACAACGAATTGGGTAAACTTTTCAGCGATTATTTAATGAAAGAGTCGGCTAAATTTATAGCACAGGGACTGCTTACTAACGATAACGGTATTATAAAAACGACCCGCGAAGGAAAGTTTTTAGCCGATGGTATTGCAAGCGACTTGTTTTTTATAAATTTGGACTGA
- a CDS encoding cyclic nucleotide-binding protein: MGLQAHHLDDFQRELRTKSLKKKEHLIQEGSVCDFIAFVYSGTLRSYVQNDNEEFNNDFYFEGNFASAYTSFLTQMPTNCNIEVLADADISLITHKQFTALMLKDSEFLKLAKYISDNYFIRKCKRETSFLKNSAAERLDVIRGLYPGIEQQVSQYHIASYMGIKPESLSRLKTLNLHQ, from the coding sequence ATAGGTTTACAGGCACATCACCTGGACGATTTTCAGCGGGAACTCCGAACCAAATCCTTAAAAAAGAAAGAACATCTTATTCAGGAAGGTTCAGTGTGCGATTTTATTGCGTTTGTGTATTCAGGAACATTACGGTCGTACGTACAGAATGATAATGAAGAGTTTAATAACGATTTTTATTTTGAAGGTAATTTTGCCAGTGCCTATACCAGCTTTTTAACGCAGATGCCGACAAATTGCAATATTGAAGTGTTGGCAGATGCCGATATAAGCCTAATAACGCATAAGCAGTTTACAGCCTTAATGCTGAAAGACAGTGAATTCCTTAAGCTGGCAAAATACATTTCAGATAATTACTTTATAAGAAAGTGTAAACGGGAAACATCATTTCTTAAAAATTCTGCTGCTGAAAGGCTAGACGTTATAAGGGGGTTGTATCCCGGTATAGAGCAGCAGGTATCTCAATATCATATAGCATCCTATATGGGTATTAAACCCGAATCATTAAGCCGTTTAAAAACTCTTAACCTACATCAATAA
- a CDS encoding metal-dependent hydrolase has translation MKATVHYNGEALSADLSQPIDISIPLTDNESNPIAWYLDKPVIEPVTMGDWVGKVSEGASTNFNNIFFNPHGHATHTECLGHITRAFFSINQALKQFFFTTEVVSVQPEEQGEDFVITKSQIEEALSGKTPEAIVIRTLPNAAAKTSKNYSNTNPPYLEEGAALFIRECGIKHLLIDLPSVDREQDEGKLVAHKAFWNVTDVNNLNADARHDATITEMIYVNDTVIDGSYLLNLQIASFENDASPSKPVLYQLS, from the coding sequence ATGAAAGCAACCGTACACTATAATGGGGAAGCCTTATCGGCCGACCTTTCTCAGCCTATAGATATATCTATTCCGCTTACCGATAACGAAAGCAACCCAATTGCCTGGTATCTGGACAAACCCGTTATAGAACCTGTTACTATGGGCGACTGGGTAGGGAAGGTAAGCGAAGGGGCGTCTACCAATTTTAATAATATATTTTTTAACCCGCATGGGCACGCTACGCATACCGAATGCCTGGGACATATAACCCGCGCGTTTTTTAGTATCAACCAGGCTTTAAAACAGTTTTTTTTTACTACTGAAGTGGTCTCGGTTCAGCCGGAAGAACAGGGTGAGGATTTTGTTATCACCAAAAGTCAGATTGAAGAGGCACTAAGTGGTAAAACACCCGAAGCTATAGTTATCCGTACGCTTCCAAATGCAGCTGCTAAAACGTCAAAAAATTACAGCAATACTAATCCGCCCTATCTTGAAGAAGGTGCTGCGTTATTCATCCGCGAATGCGGTATAAAACATTTACTGATAGACCTGCCAAGTGTAGACCGCGAACAGGACGAAGGTAAACTTGTTGCCCATAAAGCGTTTTGGAATGTAACTGATGTTAACAACCTCAACGCCGATGCCCGTCATGATGCTACCATAACCGAAATGATTTATGTAAATGATACTGTTATTGATGGCAGCTACCTGCTGAATTTACAGATAGCATCTTTTGAAAATGATGCCAGTCCAAGTAAACCTGTTTTATACCAGTTATCATGA
- a CDS encoding 4-oxalocrotonate tautomerase, with protein MPIINLKVSGNENPALAKELALTISNLTKAFLKKKPEVTVVTISFTPNQLWFVNSQSLEELQMNSFHLDIKISQSTNLKDDKAAYIDAIHNSIGAIIKNIHPVSYTVINEIPADAYGYDGLTIEYKYINNKKVNA; from the coding sequence ATGCCTATAATCAACTTAAAAGTCAGCGGAAACGAAAACCCGGCACTCGCTAAAGAACTTGCTTTAACTATTAGTAATCTTACCAAAGCCTTTTTAAAGAAAAAACCGGAGGTTACCGTTGTTACAATTTCATTTACTCCAAACCAGCTTTGGTTTGTTAATTCGCAATCGCTCGAAGAATTACAAATGAATAGCTTTCATCTGGATATCAAGATATCCCAGTCTACCAATCTAAAAGATGATAAAGCAGCCTATATAGATGCTATTCATAATTCTATAGGTGCTATTATAAAAAATATACATCCCGTAAGCTATACTGTGATCAATGAGATTCCTGCTGACGCTTACGGATACGATGGGCTAACCATTGAGTACAAATACATCAACAACAAGAAAGTAAACGCATAG